One region of Mangifera indica cultivar Alphonso chromosome 3, CATAS_Mindica_2.1, whole genome shotgun sequence genomic DNA includes:
- the LOC123210943 gene encoding uncharacterized protein LOC123210943 yields the protein MVELGDIQLATYLANRKPTGQFYFRNGLPSIVAFPTGCKTADCVLRFNGELSIDAVTDWFVTTILNLPCIFYYTKESLGKDFLAKTAPHKVMVILFSKTGERATPYVRKISKDNRAYGTFAFILWQEEEASLWWNTFEVDSAPAIVFLKDPGVKPVLYHGSFNNSRFLEVMEQNKEQESEDS from the exons ATGGTGGAACTTGGTGATATTCAACTTGCCACATACCTTGCCAATAGAAAGCCAACTGGACAATTTTACTTTAGAAATG GTCTTCCTTCCATTGTTGCATTTCCAACAGGGTGTAAAACTGCTGATTGTGTACTTAG GTTTAATGGAGAACTCTCCATTGATGCAGTTACTGATTGGTTTGtgacaactatattaaatttacCTTGCATTTTCTACTATACAAAGGAGTCACTG GGAAAAGATTTTCTGGCAAAAACTGCGCCTCATAAG GTAATGGTAATTTTATTCTCAAAAACAGGCGAGCGTGCTACTCCATATGTAAGGAAAATTTCTAAGGATAATCGGGCTTATGGCACTTTTGCCTTCATACTATGGCAAGAGGAGGAAGCTTCCCTTTGGTGGAACAC CTTTGAGGTGGATTCTGCGCCTGCTATTGTATTCTTGAAAGATCCTGGTGTCAAACCTGTTCTGTACCATG GATCATTTAATAATTCAAGATTTTTAGAAGTCATGGAACAAAATAAAGAGCAAG AGAGTGAAGACTCTTGA
- the LOC123211661 gene encoding peptidyl-prolyl cis-trans isomerase NIMA-interacting 4-like has product MGKDSKPKDGGKGKGKQAAGSDENASKGKGKGGKSADGLGTCTYVKARHVLCEKQGKINEAYKKLQDGWLSNGDKVPPAEFAKIAAEYSECPSAKKGGDLGWFPRGKMAGPFQEVAFSTPIGATSAPFKSTHGYHIILCEGRKN; this is encoded by the exons ATGGGAAAGGACTCTAAGCCAAAGGATGGAGGGAAGGGTAAAGGGAAACAGGCAGCAGGAAGTGATGAGAATGCTTCGAAGGGTAAAGGAAAAGGTGGGAAATCAGCTGATGGGCTTGGCACCTGCACATATGTCAAAG CAAGACATGTTTTATGTGAGAAACAAGGGAAGATCAATGAAGCATATAAGAAGTTGCAAGATGGTTGGCTTAGCAATGGAGATAAGGTTCCACCAGCTGAGTTTGCTAAG ATAGCTGCAGAATATTCAGAATGCCCATCTGCTAAGAAGGGTGGAGACCTTGGATGGTTTCCACGGGGAAAAATGGCTGGCCCATTTCAGGAAGTAGCCTTCAGTACACCAATTGGAGCTACCAGTGCACCCTTCAAATCAAC GCATGGATACCACATAATCTTGTGTGAAGGGCGGAAGAATTGA
- the LOC123211660 gene encoding galactoside 2-alpha-L-fucosyltransferase-like, translating into MKRFNKNPDTDQGTRSDPESRSDNNALRYPDSECRFELNFMRLMAILLIILMAVSVLFSVSMVLRDPPDDGVWETNEARVFEVKSQKVPSSEDDFFQSDDVPKELLDGLLSAAFDKKSCLSRYQSALYRKPLSQKPSSYLISRLRSYEALHKRCGPCTASYNKTVENLKSGHPPESSVCNYVVWISFSGLGNRIVTLASAFLYALLTNRVLLVDPGVDMVDLFCEPFPEVSWFLPSDFPIKKQFDLFDQNSPQCYGRMLKSSSTNSNGLKLPSLAYLHLVHDYDDHDKLFFCDDDQSFLQKVPWLIMKTDNYFIPSLFLIPSFEQELNNLFPKKDTVFHFLGRYLFHPTNTVWGLITRYYHAYLAKADERIGIQIRVFDTGVGPLQHVLDQILACTLKENLLPEIDRHKDIIHARTQISKLVLITSLSSGYLEKLRDMYFEHPTATGEVISFYQPSHEEFQQTEKHTHNRKAWAEMYLLSMTDVLVTSSWSTFGYVAQGLGGLKSWVLHKPENKTVPNPPCRRVMSMEPCFHAPPFYDCKAKRGIDTGLVVPHVRHCEDMSWGLKLVDIENKP; encoded by the exons ATGAAGCGGTTCAACAAAAATCCAGATACTGACCAGGGAACCCGCTCGGATCCTGAGAGCCGTAGTGACAACAATGCCTTAAGATATCCGGATAGCGAATGCCGGTTCGAGTTGAATTTTATGAGGTTGATGGctattttgttgattattttgatGGCAGTGTCGGTTCTCTTTTCTGTGTCAATGGTGCTTAGGGACCCACCCGATGATGGTGTTTGGGAAACTAATGAAGCCAGAGTTTTCGAAGTGAAATCTCAGAAAG TACCCAGTTCAGAAGATGATTTCTTTCAGTCTGATGATGTGCCAAAGGAATTGCTTGATGGTCTTCTTTCTGCTGCATTTGACAAAAAATCTTGTCTCAGCCGGTATCAGTCAGCATTATATCGCAAACCATTATCTCAGAAACCTTCTTCTTACCTCATTTCCAGGTTACGAAGTTATGAAGCTCTCCACAAAAGATGTGGACCCTGTACTGCTTCCTATAACAAAACCGTGGAAAACCTCAAGTCTGGCCACCCTCCAGAATCCTCAGTTTGTAACTATGTAGTATGGATTTCTTTTAGTGGTTTAGGGAATAGAATAGTTACCCTTGCATCAGCATTTCTTTATGCTCTCCTTACAAACAGGGTCCTGCTTGTTGATCCAGGAGTTGACATGGTTGATCTCTTTTGTGAACCATTTCCAGAGGTCTCTTGGTTTCTGCCCTCAGATTTTCCTATCAAAAAACAGTTTGACCTCTTTGATCAAAATTCTCCACAATGTTATGGGAGGATGTTGAAAAGCAGTTCTACTAACTCAAATGGCTTGAAGTTACCATCTTTGGCATATCTTCATCTTGTCCATGATTATGATGATCATGATAAGCTTTTCTTTTGTGATGATGATCAAAGTTTTCTTCAAAAAGTACCTTGGTTGATAATGAAAACAGATAATTACTTCATCCCATCTCTTTTCTTGATCCCATCATTTGAGCAAGAGCTGAATAATCTTTTCCCAAAGAAAGATACCGTTTTCCACTTCTTGGGTCGGTATCTTTTCCATCCAACAAATACTGTCTGGGGACTAATAACCAGGTACTATCATGCATATTTAGCTAAGGCAGATGAAAGAATAGGCATCCAGATTCGAGTCTTTGACACTGGTGTTGGTCCGCTCCAACATGTGTTGGATCAGATACTAGCTTGTACCTTAAAGGAGAATCTGCTGCCTGAAATTGACAGGCATAAAGACATCATCCATGCCAGAACTCAGATATCTAAACTTGTCTTGATAACATCCTTAAGCTCTGGTTACCTTGAGAAACTAAGGGATATGTACTTTGAACATCCAACTGCAACAGGAGAAGTCATCAGCTTTTACCAGCCAAGTCATGAAGAATTTCAACAAACTGAAAAGCACACACACAACCGGAAGGCTTGGGCAGAAATGTATCTGCTGAGTATGACTGATGTTTTGGTCACAAGCTCATGGTCAACATTCGGGTATGTGGCTCAAGGTCTCGGAGGACTGAAGTCATGGGTACTCCATAAACCTGAGAATAAGACAGTTCCTAATCCACCTTGTCGCCGAGTCATGTCAATGGAGCCTTGTTTTCATGCACCTCCCTTTTATGATTGCAAGGCTAAGAGAGGGATTGACACAGGTTTGGTAGTTCCTCATGTGAGGCATTGTGAAGACATGAGTTGGGGTCTTAAGCTGGTTGATATTGAGAATAAGCCGTAA